From the Suncus etruscus isolate mSunEtr1 chromosome 19, mSunEtr1.pri.cur, whole genome shotgun sequence genome, one window contains:
- the LOC125997591 gene encoding small proline-rich protein 3-like, whose product MSSYQQKQPHHPPPQLEQQQVKQPCQPPPQEPSFPITKDPGHTKVPQPGHPQYPEPGHPTHPGQGHTKHPEPVHPHPHPHPHPGHTKVPQPGQNKFPEPCDPKYPDPGHPTFPGQGHTKVPEPVHPHPHPGQTKVPQIGQTKFPEPHHPGHPTFPGQGHTKVPEPVHPHPHPDHTKVPQPSQTKLPGSSTSTVIPDAGHLKTKHQ is encoded by the coding sequence ATGAGCTCCTACCAGCAGAAACAaccccaccacccaccaccccagcTTGAGCAACAGCAGGTGAAACAACCCTGCCAGCCTCCACCCCAAGAGCCATCTTTTCCCATCACCAAGGATCCAGGCCATACCAAAGTCCCACAACCCGGCCACCCCCAGTATCCAGAACCAGGCCATCCTACCCATCCTGGCCAGGGTCACACCAAACATCCTGAGCCAGTCCACCCTCATCCTCATCCTCACCCTCATCCTGGTCACACCAAAGTGCCTCAGCCTGGCCAAAACAAGTTTCCAGAGCCATGCGACCCCAAGTACCCGGATCCAGGCCATCCTACCTTTCCTGGACAGGGTCACACCAAGGTTCCTGAGCCAGTTCACCCTCATCCTCATCCTGGCCAAACCAAGGTGCCTCAGATTGGCCAGACCAAGTTTCCAGAGCCGCATCACCCTGGCCATCCTACGTTCCCTGGGCAGGGTCACACCAAGGTTCCTGAGCCAGTCCACCCTCATCCTCATCCTGACCACACCAAGGTGCCTCAGCCTAGCCAAACCAAGCTTCCAGGGTCAAGCACTTCAACTGTTATTCCTGATGCAGGCCATCTGAAGACCAAGCACCAGTAA